AGGCCCGGAGTGCCGAACGGCCCCAGCTTGGTTAATCTGGCCGCCACCGCTTACCGAGTACCGACCATGACCGCCTTGTCGCGCAAGCACCGCATCGAACAGGACCCCCGCTGGCAAGCCGTGCTCAAGCGCGATGCCAGCGCCGATGCCAGCTTTGTCTACGCCGTGCGCACCACCGGCGTCTATTGCCGCCCCAGCAGCCTGTCGCGCTTGCCCAAGGCCGAGAATGTCGAATTCTTCGACAGCGCCGAGCAAGCCGAAGCCGCCGGCTACCGCCCGAGCAAGCGCCTGGCCAGTGACCAGACCCAGGTCGCGGCGCACCATGCCACGCTGGTGGCGCTGGCCTGCCGGCAGATCGAGGGCGCCGAAACACCGCCCAGCCTGAGCCAGCTGGCGCAGCAGGCCGGCATGAGCAGCTATCACTTTCACCGAGTGTTCAAGGCCGCCACCGGGCTGACCCCCCGGGCCTATGCCAACGCGCAACGCTCACGCAAGGTACGCTCCCACCTGGAACGCGGCCAGTCGGTCACCGAAGCCCTGTATGACGCCGGCTTCAACTCCAACAGCCGTTTCTACGAAGCGGCCGACCAGTTGCTGGGCATGACGCCCAGCGACTACCGCGCCGGCGGCCCCAACACCGATATCCGCTTCGCCCTCGGCCAGTGTTCCCTGGGGGCAATACTGGTGGCGCAAAGCGCGCGCGGTGTGTGTGCGATTCTCCTGGGGGATGAACCCGGCCCGCTGCTGGAGCAACTGCAGGACAAGTTCCCCCGGGCCAACCTGATCGGTGCCGACCGCGATTTCGAGCGCCTGGTCGCCCAGGTAGTGGGGTTTATCGAGGCCCCGGCCATTGGCCTGGACCTGCCCCTGGATCTGCAAGGCACGGTGTTCCAGGAGCGGGTATGGCAGGCCCTGAGGAGCATTCCTCTGGGCAGCACCGCCAGTTACGCCGAAATTGCCCAGCGCATTGGCGCGCCCAAGTCCATGCGCGCCGTGGCCCAGGCCTGCGCGGCCAACAGCCTGGCGGTGGCCATTCCCTGCCACCGGGTGGTACGCAGCGACGGCAGCCTTTCGGGCTACCGCTGGGGTGTGGAACGCAAGCGTCAGTTGCTGGAGCGCGAAGCGGCCTGCGAGGCCTCGATGCCGATGTAGATCGCCACCGAATCGGCACTGGTGTAGACCTCGAAATCCGTGGCGAAGGCGCGCCGGACCTGGGGGTTGTCCTGGAAGTAGGCCCAGATCAGCCCCCAGGTCTGGATCACGCAATCGGGCATAGCGCCCTTGGCACTGAACACCAGGTAGTCCCCGCCCTGGACAGCCACGCTCGGGTAGTCGGCGCAGGCACCTTCCAGCGCCACGCCGGCGGTCACGTCGAAGTGCCCGCTGGCATCGGACTCGTAGTTGGAATAGACGCCGTAGACGAACGAATCAGCCTGGCGAGGGCTGATCTTGTCGAACAGCCCCTCGACATAGAAGCGCTGCCACATCGGCCCGATCCGGGCGCTGTCGGCCTGTTGCTCGGCGGCGTTGAGGGTCCTTACTTGCAGGCCTGCAACGCTGAACGGCAGTACTTCACGCAGTTTTACATCCATGGCCAGCCTTCCTTGAGGGGTGCGATGAGGAAAAATATCCGCCGCAGTCTAGCGCCGGATCGACGCCGCCGACAGCCGTCGGCAGCGGCCGCCGTATCGGTTGCAAAGGCCTGGAATCGAGCCCCGTGGAAAAGTCAGCTGGCCTCGGGGCGCCATCTCCTGATAAAAACCACGGGCTGCATCGTCTAAACCTGCCGACGGAGAATTCCCGCAAATGAGCCAATGGACTGATCGCCGCCTCTTAGACCTGCTGGGTATCGCCCTGCCCATCATCCAAGCGCCCATGGCCGGCCCCTCCGGCTCCGCCATGGTGATCGGCGCCTCCCGGGCCGGTGCTCTGGGCTCCCTGCCCTGCGCCATGCTCGACGCCGGGCAGATCCGCCAGGAAGTACAGGTGATTCGCTCAGCCACGCAGAACCCATTGAACCTGAATTTCTTCTGCCACCAGGTGCAGCCCGTCGATGCCGAACACGAGCAACGCTGGAAGAACGCCCTGGAGCCCTACTATCGCGAGCTGGGCGCCGACTTCGATGCTCCGACCCCGGTCAGCAACCGCGCGCCCTTCGATGAGAGCACCTGCCAACTGGTGGAAGAGTTGCGCCCTGAAGTCGTGAGTTTCCACTTCGGCCTTCCAGAGCCTTCGTTGCTGGCCCGGGTCAAGGCCACCGGAGCCAAGGTGCTGTCCTCGGCCAGCACCGTCGATGAAGCGCTCTGGCTGGAGGAGCGCGGCTGCGACGCGATCATCGCCATGGGCTACGAAGCCGGCGGCCACCGGGCAATCTTCCTCGGCGACGATCTCAACAGCCAGGTCGGCACCATGGCCCTGGTGCCGCAGATCGTCGACGCGGTGCAACTGCCGGTGATTGCCGCCGGCGGCATCGGCGATGCCCGGGGCATCGTCGCGGCGCTGGCCCTCGGAGCCTCGGCGGTGCAACTGGGCACCGCTTACCTGTTCACCCCGGAAGCCAAGGTCAGCGCCGCCCACCACCATGCCCTGCGCCACGCCAAGGAAAGCGAAACCGCGTTGACCAACCTGTTCACCGGGCGCCCGGCCCGGGGCATCGTCAACCGCGTCATGCGCGAAATCGGCCCCATCAGCCCGTTGGCGCCGGCCTTCCCCCGGGCCGGCGGCGCCTTGATGCCGCTGCGTGCCAAGGACGAGGCGGACTTCGCCAACCTCTGGTCCGGCCAGGCCCTGCGCCTGGGGGTGGAACTGCCCGCCTACGAACTGACCCTGCGCCTGGCCGAACAAACCCTGGCACAACTGCGCAGACGCTGATTCACTAGAGCCGCGATCCACATCGCGGCCCGGGCAACAAGCGCTGGCAACAGAGTTCCGTTCATCGACAAATCGCTATATATTCCGCTATATAGCGATTCCCCCTCGCCTTGGTGCAGGCCCCTTCCAATAACTCACTGCCCAACGCATCCGTCCCCCCAATGGAGCTGTTTGATGAACCTTCGCGCCTCAGGTTTTGCCCCGACTTGCCTCGCCGCCCTGCTCGCTGTCTTCGCCCTGGGTTCGGCCCAGGCCGATGAAGTTCAGGTCGCGGTGGCCGCCAACTTCACCGCACCGATCCAGGCGATTGCCGCCGACTTCGAGAAAGACACCGGGCACAAACTGGTGGCCGCCTACGGCGCTACCGGGCAGTTCTATACCCAGATCAAGAACGGCGCGCCTTTTGAAGTCTTCCTCTCGGCCGACGACAGCACCCCGCAAAAGCTCGAAAGCGAAGGCGACATCGTCAAGGGCTCGCGCTTCACCTACGCCATCGGCACCCTGGCCCTGTGGTCGGCCAAGGACGGCTACGTTGACGCCAAGGGCCAGGTGCTCAAGGACAACCAGTACCAGCATCTGTCCATCGCCAACCCGAAAGCCGCACCTTACGGCCTGGCCGCAACCCAGGTACTGGCCAAGCTGGGCCTGACCGACAAGGTCAAGGACAAGATCGTCGAAGGCCAGAACATCACCCAGGCCTATCAGTTCGTTTCCACCGGCAATGCCGAGCTGGGCTTCGTCGCCCTGTCGCAGATCTACAAGGACGGCAAGGTCACCAGCGGTTCGGCCTGGATCGTCCCGGCCCAGATGCATGACCCGATCAAGCAGGACGCGGTCATCCTCAACAAGGGCAAGGACAACCCGGCCGCCAAGGCACTGGTGGACTACCTCAAGGGGCCAAAAGCCGCCGCGGTGATCAAGTCCTACGGCTACCAACTGTAAATGAGCCTGTCGAGTGCCGATTTTTCCGCCATCTGGCTGACCCTCAAGCTGGCGTCCCTGACCACGCTGATCCTGCTGGTGGTCGGCACTCCGATAGCCCTGTGGCTGTCGCGCACCCGCTCCTGGCTGCGGGGGCCGATCGGCGCCGTGGTGGCTCTGCCCCTGGTGCTGCCACCCACGGTGATAGGTTTCTACCTGTTGCTGGCCCTGGGGCCCAACGGTTTCTTCGGCCAGTTCACCCAGTCCCTGGGGCTGGGCACCCTGACGTTCAGTTTTGCCGGCCTGGTGCTGGGCTCGGTGATCTACTCCATGCCCTTCGTGGTACAGCCGTTGCAAAATGCCTTTTCTGCCATTGGCAGCCGTCCCCTGGAAGTGGCCGCAACCCTGCGCGCCAACCCCTGGGACACCTTTTTCACGGTGATCCTGCCCCTGGCGCGGCCAGGCTTCATCACCGCCTCGATCCTCGGCTTTGCCCACACCGTCGGCGAGTTCGGCGTGGTGCTGATGATCGGCGGCAACATCCCCAACAAGACCCGGGTGGTTTCGGTGCAGATCTACGATCACGTCGAGGCCATGGAATACGCCCAGGCCCACTGGCTGGCCGGGGCCATGCTGGTGTTCTCGTTCCTGGTGCTGCTGGCGCTGTACTCCAGCCGCAAGACCAAAGCCGGCTGGAGCTGAGCCGATGAGCATTCACGTCAAGCTGCACCTGGGCTACCAGGACTTCGCCCTGGATCTCGACCTGCAACTGCCAGGGCGCGGGGTAACAGCCTTGTATGGACATTCGGGCTCGGGCAAGACCACCTGCCTGCGCTGCATCGCTGGCCTGGAAAAAGCCGGCCGCGGGCGCATCCAGATCAACGACGAAGTCTGGCAGGACAGCCAGCGCAAGCTGTTCGTCCCGCCCCACAAGCGCTCCCTGGGCTATGTGTTCCAGGAGGCCAGCCTGTTCGCCCACCTGTCCGTGCAAGCCAACCTGGAATTCGGCCTGCGGCGCATTGCCAAGGCACAACGCCGGGTGGACATGGCCCAGGCCACTGAACTGCTGGGCATCGGCCACCTGCTGCAGCGCCACCCGCAGCACCTTTCCGGCGGCGAGCGCCAGCGCATCGGCATTGCCCGGGCGCTGCTCACCAGCCCGCGGCTGCTGCTGATGGACGAGCCCCTGGCGGCCCTGGACTCGAAACGCAAAAGCGAGATCCTGCCCTACCTGGAACGCTTGCACGACGAGCTGGATATCCCGGTGCTGTACGTCAGCCACTCCCAGGATGAAGTGGCGCGCCTGGCCGACCATATCGTCCTGCTCAGCAATGGCCGGGCCCTGGCCAGCGGCCCCGTGGGCGAGACCCTGGCGCGCCTGGACCTGCCCCTGGCCCTGGGTGACGACGCGGGCGTGGTGGTGGAAGGCCGGGTCAGCCATTACGACCCGGACTACCAGTTGCTGACCCTGCAACTGCCCGGCAGCCAGCTGACTATCCGCGTGGCCCACGAGCCTCTGGCACTGGGCAAGGCCTTGCGGTTCAAGGTCCAGGCCCGGGACGTCAGCCTGAGCCTGCTGGACAGCGAGCACAGCAGCATCCTCAACCGCCTGCCGGTAACGGTGCGCGACGAAATCCCCGCGGACAACGCCGCCCATGTGCTGGTGCGTCTGGACGTGGCGGGCAGCCCGTTGCTGGCGCGCATCACCCGCTTCTCCCGGGACCAGTTGAGCCTGCATCCCGGGCAGCAACTCTGGGCACAGATCAAGGCAGTGGCCGTCCTGGCGTAAACCGCAGAGAAAATCGGCACCCTTGGCCGAGGCCGCGGTCCATGGTCTACCGGCCCGCACTTTGTCCAGGACCTGCCGCCATGCCCGACGCTTGCGATACCCCCGCCCTGCCCGCCGACCTGCACTACACCGACGACCGCCAGCCGGGCATCCGGCGGCGCAAGCTGCGGGGCAAGTTCGTCTACTACGACGCCCAGGGCCAGCGCCTCACCCAGGCCGCCGAGGTACAGCGGATCAACGCTCTGGCGATTCCCCCGGCCTACGCAGAGGTGTGGATCTGCCCCGACCCCAAAGGCCATCTGCAGGCCACCGGCCGCGACGCAAGGGGCCGCAAGCAGTACCGCTACCACCCGCGTTGGCGCGAAGTGCGCGACGGTGACAAGTACGCCCGCCTGCTGGCGTTCGGCAACGCCTTGCCCAAGCTGCGCCGGCAGTTGCAGGCGCAATTGGCGGTGCCCGGCTTCAGCCGGGAAAAGGTCATGGCCACCTTGATCCTGCTGCTGGATGAAACCCTCATCCGCGTGGGCAACAGCCAGTATGCCCGGGACAATCGCTCCTACGGCCTGACCACGTTGCGCAACCGCCATGTACAGGTCAGCGGCAGCGCCATCCACTTCCAGTTCCGTGGCAAGAGCGGGGTCGAGCACCAGATCACCGTCAAGGACCCGCGCCTGGCACGGGTGGTCAAGCGCTGCCTGGAGTTGCCTGGGCAGCAGCTGTTCCAGTACCTGGACGAAGACGGTCAACGGCACCACGTCAGCTCGTCGGACATCAACGCCTGCCTCCAGCAACTGACCGGAGCCGACTTCACCGCCAAGGACTACCGCACCTGGGCCGGCAGCGTCCTGGCCCTGGAGCGGTTGCGCCAGCAGCCTTGGGAGCCCCAGGCCGAGGCGAAGAAACACATAGTGGCAACGGTCAAGGAAGTGGCCCGGGAACTGGGTAACACTCCGGCAGTGTGCCGCAAGTGCTACATCCATCCGGCGCTGCTGGAACGCTTCGTCCTCGGTGAGTTGGCGCAGTTGCCCAAGGCCCGGGCCCGCCAGGGCCTGAAGGCCGAGGAAGCGGGCCTGGCGAACTTTCTGCGGCGCCTGGCGAAGGAGGCCCAACCGGCCTGACGACGGCCACCTTCGAATTTGCGTACTTGTCAGTCAGAGAATTCTGAGGTTAGGCTACGCACCTTCTTTCCCGTCCAAGGACGATTGCCGACGTGAACAACTAAGCCTTCCAAAAATGTATCCGCGATGAGCACTGCTAGCGCTCATTGGCCTGTTGCCACATTTTCCGGAGGTGCTGATGACTCACGTCACCCGGCTGCCCGTACTGGTTTCCCTGAACCAGCTGACCTATCAATTCGCCAATGGCGAAACCCTGCTTGATGCCCTGAACCTGAGTTTCGATCGCCTGCCTACGGCCATCGTCGGGCGCAATGGCGTGGGCAAGTCCCTGCTGCTGCGCCTGATCGCCGGCGAGCTGCAACCCTCCTCCGGGAGCATCAGCCACACTGCCAGCGTGGCCTATGTGCCCCAGGACCCGCAGGTACAGCCGGGGCAGAGCGTGGCCCAGGTCGCCGGCCTCGCCGAGACGCTGGGCGCCCTGGAGCGCCTGGCCGACGGCAGCGCCAGCCTGGAAGACCTGCACCGGGTGGATGATCGCTGGGACCTGGCCCAGCGCCTGCGCCTGGCCCTGGATGAAGCCGGCCTGGAGCACGTGGAACCGCAGGGCCCGGCGGACGTCCTCAGCGGCGGCCAACTGGCCCGGGTGGTGCTGATCGGCGCCCTGCTGGGCAACGCCGACCTGCTGCTGCTCGACGAGCCCAGCAATCACCTGGACCGCCACGGCCGGCGCTGGCTGACGGAACAACTGCAAGGCTGGCGTGGCGGGCTGATCCTGGTCAGCCATGACCGCCAGTTGCTCATGCAGGTGCAACGCATCGTCGAACTCGGCCCCCAGGGCGCCCAGGTCTATGGCGGCAACTATGCGCTGTACCAGGCGCAGCGCCAGGCCCACAGCGAGGCGGCGCAGGCGGCGCTGGACCATGCGCGTACCCAGCGCAGCCGCGAGCACAAGCGCCTGCAACGGGAACACGACACCATCCAGCGCCACGCCGCGGCCTCGCGCCGGCACGCCAAGACCGCCAACGTCTCAGGCTTCGAACGGGCCAAGCTGCTCGGCGCCGCGCGGGACATCATGGGCCAGGTACGCCACGCCCATCAGGGGCACAAGAGCGAGCTCGACGAGCAGGTGCGCGACGCCTTTGCCCGGGTCGGCGCGCAGTCACCGACCTTGCTCACTCTGCCCGCCACCACCTTGCAGGCCGGCCAGCCGGTATTCAGTCTACTGCAGGCGCAACTGCCCTGGCTGGACCCGCAAGCCCCGGCCAGCCGCCTCACCTGCAACGTCGTCGGCCCGGCACGCATCGCCCTGGTCGGCCCCAATGGCTGCGGCAAGTCCACCTTGCTGAAGCTGCTGGCCGGCCAGTTGCAGCCACTGAGCGGCGAATGCCGAGTGGCGGTAGCCAGTGCCTATCTGGATCAGCATCTGGCGCAACTCGATCCCGCACGCTCACTGCTCGAACAACTGGGCAACGCCGCCACGCCCCTGGAGGAAAGCGCCTTGCGTACCCGCCTGGCACGCCTGCAACTGGATGCCCGGCGGGTGCTGCAACCCTGCGCGCAACTGAGCGGCGGCGAGCGCCTGAAAGCCGCCCTGGCCCTGGCCCTGTGGGGCGGCAACCCAGCCCAACTGCTGTTGCTCGACGAACCCACCAACCACCTGGACCTGGAATCGGTGCAGGCCTTCGAATGCGCCCTGCGGGACTTTCCCGGGGCCCTGGTGGTGGCCTCCCACGATCAGGCCTTTCTCCAGGCCCTGGCGCCGACCCATGAGCTGCAATGCTCGGCCCTGGGCTGGCACCTCAGGGAGCAGCAGCCATGAAACAGCGGCTTACAACGACGGGCCCTGCGCAGCCGCAGGCCCGTGCTAGATTCGCCGCCTCACAATCCATGGACAGGAGCGTCACGCCATGCAGTTCGGATACACCATCATCTACGTACCCGAAGTCGAAGGTTCCTTGCGCTTTTTCGAGCAGGCCTTTGGTTTCAAGCGGCGGTTTCTCCACGAATCCGGCACCTATGGCGAGCTGGAAACCGGCAGCACTACCCTGGCCTTCGCCGACCATGACCTGGCAGAAATGAATTTCCCGGCCGGCCATGTGGCGGCTCACTCCTCGCCCAAGCCCCTGGGCATGGAACTGGGGCTGGTCACCGCAGACGTGCAGGCGGCCCATGCCCGGGCCCTGGAGCACGGTGCCCGGGAACTGGCGCCCCCCACAAGCAAGCCCTGGGGGCAGACGGTGTCCTATGTGCGCTGCCCGGACGGCACTTTAGTGGAGCTGTGCACCCCGGTCGCGCCCTGAACGCCCGAAGGCGTTGAACGCTACTTGAGCCTGACGGCGGTGCCGGTGGCGAAGACCACTACCATGCCACCGCGCCCTGCCGGCATGCTGATCTCGAAATCCACGCCGACCACCGCATCGGCGTTGCATTGCCGGGCGCGCTCCTTGATTTCATTGGTGGCCTGTATCCGCGCTTCCTTCAGGGCGCGCTCCAGGGTCTGGGAGCGGCCGCCGAAAAAGTCGCGCATGCCGGCGAACAGGTCACGGACCACGTTGATGCCGTGGACCGATTCAGCGCTGACGATGTCCAGGTAGCTGGCAATTTCCCGGCCTTCGATATGGGCGGTGGTGGTGACAATCATGTGTTTCTCCCTTGAACGGACCACTCGCCCCGGCGCTTCGGGGCGGCAAAACCGGGGATGGTAACAGAGCCCGCCCAAGGCTTTGCCACAAACGACAGCCCCGCTCTGGAGCGGGGCTGTGGGTCACGGTTTCAAGGGACGTTCTTCATCCAGTTCCGACAGGCTTTTGCCATCATCCGGATGCTTCCAGGTCTGCGGAGGCGGCTCCTTGTGTTCAACCTCGTAGGGTGCCGTCTCATCGCTGCGTTCCTGCTCGTAAGGGCGTTGCTGTTGCGTTGCCATGCCCACCTCTCTTCCTGAAGGGATTTTTCACTCGCCTTAGCAGGTTAGAACAGATCTGCCGGTGGCTCGGGGTTTGCCGACAAAACAACGAACGTCGCCTGTGCCCTGCGGTCGTAAAAGTATGGAGACGCATCGAACACACGACGCGTGCTCCATACTCACTCCGAAGGAGAAACGCGATGGTTACTCACTTCAAGGTCGCCGGGCACCTGGCCTGCGGTCATCACGGCACCCAACTGGCCTCCACCGGCGAACTGAACCGGGTCAAATGCCGCAGTTGCCGAAACACCGAGGTCTACAAGGAGGCCCGACGCAACCAGCGCAATGCCGCTCGTCGGGCTGCACGCAAGGCCAAGGCCAGCCATGGCGGCCAACTCTGGCGTAACGCCTGGACCGAACGCCTGACCGCTCTGCCGGGCCTGCAGCGTCTGCCACGGGGCTTTCACGGCCAGCCCTTCGTCTGAAACCGAAGCACGCCAGCGTGCCGGCCGAGTACGGGGCTGGGCAAGGTGTGCGCCCCTGAGGCGCAAGATGAAACTTCTTTCACCCAGCGGCGAAAAAGCGCTGTGTATAGTCGCCTCGCTCATTCAAGCAACTACGTTCGCCCGCACTCCCCGCGGGCTTTTTTTTGCCCGCGGGAAAGTGCGTAGGCGGTTTTTCAGTCCTGCTCGAGTTCCTTGCAGTCCTTGAGCAGGGTTTGCTCCGTGGCGGTGTGGTCCGCCTCCAGGAACGAGAGCACCCCCATCTTGCCCTTGGTGTGCCAGCGGAAGCTGTTCTGCTCGTCGTCCGCCACATACAGGGCGCCGGAAGCGGAACGCGCGATGTGCATGGGGATCAACTGGTCCTTGTAATACAGCGTGGCAAACGAGGAGCCGTTGTCGATGTTCAGGTAGGCGGCGTCGATGCGCACCTGCCCTTCACACTGGTAGCGTGCTACCTGGCTCTGGTAGGCCGGCTCGGCGGTAGTGGTCTGGGCAGCCTGTGCCAAGAGCGCCTGGCTTGAAGCCAGAATCGCGGCGCAGAGCATTGCAGGATGAGTTTTCATGGTGTTCCCCCAGTCGTTCAAAGATGCCCAATGGGACTGGCAGGGGCGTTTTTAGTTCAGGCTGATCAAGCCCCTCGGACCATGGTGCGGCAAAGCTCGAGATAGAACTGCGGGTCGGTGAGGAACGGGGTCGACAGTCACATCGGCACCGCGGTCTAGCGGCTCCGGGGGCGCTCCGGGAAACAGCTCCCGCTGATGCCGCGGTCCCGCAGCCGCGAGCATCGCCCTGGACGCTGGCCCACCGACCGCCCCGACAAGGAAACCTCCACATGCCGGTAGACATCAGCACACTCGACATCGCCACCCCACTGCCCACCTCGGCCAGCACCCCTCTGGCACTGGAGCTCAACGGCAACCTCGCCCTGGCCCAATGCCCGAGCGTGATCTCGCGCCTGGCAGATGGCTCGATACAACTGTGCGCGCCGACCTGGGGCGCGGCGAGCAAAAGCACCCATCGAACCCGCTGCGAGTGGAAGGAATCCCGCTACTGGGCCCTGAGCAGCGCCGCCGATCATTGGAGCCGCCAGCAGATGACCCTGACCAAGGTCAACTCGGCGCAGAAAGTGGTGGTTGCGCAAATGCATGTACGCGATGACGTGAATCCGGCCGTCAAGGTGTTCTGGGACAAGGGCACCCTGACCTATGCCCTGCGCCAGAGCTTCAACGGCGCCGACCCCAGGCCGCTACCGCTGCTCGGCGGCGTCCCGCTCGACGCGCTGTTCCAGCTCAGCATCCACTGCACCTACGCTGGGCTGATCACCATCGGCGCCAGTTGCAATGGTCAGCAAGCCAGCTCTCCCCCGCACGCCCTGGACTCGACCTGGGATGGCCAGGTATTCGACTTTCATGGCGGGATCTACAACCAGATCGATTTCACCCCCAGCACTCCGGCGGAGGATGGCTCGGCCTGCATCATCAGCCAGCTGTCGCTCAGCCACGCCTAGCACCTGGCTGGGGGGGTTGCCTTGCGGTAGTCACGCCGTCCGGGTGCTCCTGGCACCTTGTCAGGAAGGTACCTGCTCCTCGCTGCGATCACGGGGCATCAGGGCCAGGTAGTCGGCCAGCGCATCCCCGGCCAAGGGCTTGATCATGATCCGCACCTGGTGCTGCAAGCGCCCCAGCTCGATCCCGTCACGGGTACGCACCTGGGCATAACCGCAGGCATTCCAGAAGCCCTGTGCCCGGGCATTGTCCTGGACCACGCTCAAGCGCAGCCAGCGTGCGCCCTCGCCCGCAGCCCAGGCCTCCAGCTCAGCGTGCAACTGCCGGGCAAGGGAGCTGCCATGACAGGGGGTAGCCAGCATGAACAGGCCTATGTGCCAGACCCCTTGTGCCAACAGGTCGGTGACAATGCTGACGAACGCCAGCAGGCGCCCTTCACTGTCGAAGTAACCGATTTTCCACTTGTGGGTGTAGGACCAGCCCGCTGGCAGTGCATCATCGATCTCGTCGCGCGCCTCGTCCGGCTGCGGCGCTGCACCGTGGACGATATGGAAATACTCCGGGTTCTCGACAAAGAAACGCTGCAACAGCGCTGCGTCATCCAGGGTGATTTCCCTGGGCGCGAGCCCGGTTGCTGATGACGGCAGTAGCCTTGATTGCATGCTGTGGAGCCCCTGGAAAACACTAGGCCGGCAGGTCGGCGACGGATCCTAGCGTCCGGTCAGGCCCTGAGGACAGAGTTTCTTTGTTGGAAAAATGTGTACCGCCCAGCGCTCGCTTCACAGCGGGCCGCCCTCGCCGCTTTGTTATGATCGGCCCTCACCATGCCCAGCGTTTATCCAGCAGGCCCGCGCCTGCGTTACCCGCGGAACCCAGCCCATGTCCAATCCCTTGTCTTCCCCTGGCTACCAGCGGCTGCTGGCCCTGCAGCAACGCATCCATGAGTTCACTCGGGAGCAGGCCGCCGAGCACGACGACACCGGCGAAGACCCGGCCGGCCCATTGTGGGCCAGCGACTACAACTACCTGGCCCTGGCGCCGATGCGTGACGGCCTGCATCTGGAGTACTACGGCGAGCTATGGGACGAGCCCTTTGCCTGGACCCTGGAATGCCTGGCAGAGCAGAGCGTGGCGGACACCCTCAGCTCGCTGCTGTTTTCCGGTGCCGATGAAGGCGCGAACGGTACCCGCGAGTGGGAGTTCAGCCCCTTGCTGGACAGTGCGGTGCAATTTCCCCGCCTCAGGTCATTGGCGATTCGCCCCACCGAACCTCAGGACCATAACGCTTCGTTGATCCAGAAGGCCGGCACCATCATGGAAGAAGCCGGTGAAATCGCCCGCTGGGTAGCAAAGACCCCGTACCTCAGCGAACTGACCCTGCCCAATGCCCCCAACGCGGACTTCTTCCAGGTCGACCTGCCACACCTTGCGCAACTGCGTATCGGCGCCCATTTCGACACCCAGGGTTTTATCGACAACCTCGCAGGCTCCAGCAACCTGCCGCGGTTGAGCAGCCTGGATTTCAGCGAATCCAGCGCACTTCAGCAAAGCTGGGCAAAAGACCGCGAGGAGCACGCCATCACGTCTTTTACCAGCTATGAAAGATTGTTTGCCAGCCACGCGTGCGACCCATTGCGGGCGCTGCGCTTGCGCAATACCTGCCTGAGCCTGGAACAACTCGAAGCCCTGCAGCGCCAGCGACCCAAACTGCCGATCATGGTGATCCAGGCCACCACTGGCGGTTACGTGAAGAATTTCGCCCGACAGGTATTTCCCTGGCAGCACCTGGTGCAGCCCGACCCGGGCAGCGATGAGCCTCAAGGCTGAAGCGAAGATTGATTGGCCACCGTCTCGGAGCAAGTGGCTCTTGGAACGCTATGCCAGCGCATATGAAGAACTCATCGAGTC
The DNA window shown above is from Pseudomonas protegens CHA0 and carries:
- a CDS encoding ABC-F family ATP-binding cassette domain-containing protein, producing MTHVTRLPVLVSLNQLTYQFANGETLLDALNLSFDRLPTAIVGRNGVGKSLLLRLIAGELQPSSGSISHTASVAYVPQDPQVQPGQSVAQVAGLAETLGALERLADGSASLEDLHRVDDRWDLAQRLRLALDEAGLEHVEPQGPADVLSGGQLARVVLIGALLGNADLLLLDEPSNHLDRHGRRWLTEQLQGWRGGLILVSHDRQLLMQVQRIVELGPQGAQVYGGNYALYQAQRQAHSEAAQAALDHARTQRSREHKRLQREHDTIQRHAAASRRHAKTANVSGFERAKLLGAARDIMGQVRHAHQGHKSELDEQVRDAFARVGAQSPTLLTLPATTLQAGQPVFSLLQAQLPWLDPQAPASRLTCNVVGPARIALVGPNGCGKSTLLKLLAGQLQPLSGECRVAVASAYLDQHLAQLDPARSLLEQLGNAATPLEESALRTRLARLQLDARRVLQPCAQLSGGERLKAALALALWGGNPAQLLLLDEPTNHLDLESVQAFECALRDFPGALVVASHDQAFLQALAPTHELQCSALGWHLREQQP
- a CDS encoding VOC family protein — translated: MQFGYTIIYVPEVEGSLRFFEQAFGFKRRFLHESGTYGELETGSTTLAFADHDLAEMNFPAGHVAAHSSPKPLGMELGLVTADVQAAHARALEHGARELAPPTSKPWGQTVSYVRCPDGTLVELCTPVAP
- a CDS encoding YbjQ family protein, which codes for MIVTTTAHIEGREIASYLDIVSAESVHGINVVRDLFAGMRDFFGGRSQTLERALKEARIQATNEIKERARQCNADAVVGVDFEISMPAGRGGMVVVFATGTAVRLK
- a CDS encoding MliC family protein; its protein translation is MKTHPAMLCAAILASSQALLAQAAQTTTAEPAYQSQVARYQCEGQVRIDAAYLNIDNGSSFATLYYKDQLIPMHIARSASGALYVADDEQNSFRWHTKGKMGVLSFLEADHTATEQTLLKDCKELEQD
- a CDS encoding polysaccharide lyase family 7 protein, which gives rise to MPVDISTLDIATPLPTSASTPLALELNGNLALAQCPSVISRLADGSIQLCAPTWGAASKSTHRTRCEWKESRYWALSSAADHWSRQQMTLTKVNSAQKVVVAQMHVRDDVNPAVKVFWDKGTLTYALRQSFNGADPRPLPLLGGVPLDALFQLSIHCTYAGLITIGASCNGQQASSPPHALDSTWDGQVFDFHGGIYNQIDFTPSTPAEDGSACIISQLSLSHA
- a CDS encoding GNAT family N-acetyltransferase, which codes for MQSRLLPSSATGLAPREITLDDAALLQRFFVENPEYFHIVHGAAPQPDEARDEIDDALPAGWSYTHKWKIGYFDSEGRLLAFVSIVTDLLAQGVWHIGLFMLATPCHGSSLARQLHAELEAWAAGEGARWLRLSVVQDNARAQGFWNACGYAQVRTRDGIELGRLQHQVRIMIKPLAGDALADYLALMPRDRSEEQVPS